The following are from one region of the Homalodisca vitripennis isolate AUS2020 unplaced genomic scaffold, UT_GWSS_2.1 ScUCBcl_437;HRSCAF=2426, whole genome shotgun sequence genome:
- the LOC124370725 gene encoding ATP-dependent DNA helicase PIF1-like, with product MKVTNYETGGIYFLDAPGGTGKTFLISLILATIRSQNKIALALASSGIAATLLEGGRTAHSALKLPLNMQSNETPTCNVSKNSAMAKVLQQCKLIVWDECTMAHKKSLEALDRTLKDLRSNNNRFGGAMILLAGDFRQTLPVIPRSTPADELNACLKSSNLWKHVKVLHLSKNMRVELQNDQSGNIFSKQLIDIGNGKFPIDMLTGCINFPQSFCQLTRSKDELIQKVFPDVSQNYRNHDWLSERAILAAKNIDVNELNFKIQEQITGELRVYKSVDSATNQDDVVNYPPEFLNSLDLPGLPPHNLQLKVGSVVIMLRNINQPRLCNGTRLAIKNLLNNVIEATILKGKYKGEDVRIPRIPRIPTDVPFEFKRLQFPVRLAFAMTINKSQGQSLSVCGINLENPCFSHGQLYVACSRVGKPSDLFIYAPGNQTKNIVYHKELQ from the coding sequence ATGAAAGTAACAAATTATGAAACTGGAGGGATTTACTTCTTAGATGCACCTGGTGGTAcaggaaaaacttttttgatttcattaatattagcaacaattcgctcacaaaataaaattgcacttgCACTCGCTTCGTCAGGAATCGCAGCAACTTTGCTTGAAGGTGGTCGAACAGCCCATTCAGCACTAAAATTGCCATTAAATATGCAAAGCAATGAAACTCCAACCTGCAACGTTTCGAAGAACTCTGCAATGGCAAAGGTTTTGCAgcaatgtaaattgattgtttgggatGAATGCACGATGGCACATAAAAAATCTTTGGAGGCTTTAGACAGAACCTTAAAAGATCTACGGAGCAATAATAACCGATTTGGTGGTGCAATGATTTTATTAGCAGGAGATTTTCGTCAAACATTGCCAGTGATTCCACGATCAACGCCAGCTGATGAACTCAATGCATGTCTAAAGTCCTCCAATTTGTGGAAACATGTCAAAGTACTTCATTTAAGCAAGAATATGCGTGTCGAGTTGCAAAATGACCAATCTGGAAACATATTCTCTAAACAACTCATTGACATTGGTAATGGCAAATTTCCTATAGACATGTTGACTGGCTGCATTAACTTTCCTCAAAGTTTTTGTCAGTTAACTCGATCAAAAGATGAACTTATTCAGAAGGTGTTTCCAGATGTTTCTCAAAATTACAGAAACCATGATTGGTTGAGCGAACGAGCTATACTGGCTGCAAAAAACatagatgtaaatgaattaaatttcaaaattcaagaacaaattacaGGCGAATTGAGGGTATATAAATCAGTTGATTCGGCTACTAATCAAGATGATGTAGTCAACTATCCACCAGAATTTTTAAACTCGCTGGATTTGCCAGGATTGCCACCTCACAATCTTCAATTAAAGGTTGGATCGGTGGTTATAATGTTGCGAAATATCAACCAACCGCGTCTTTGCAACGGTACACGGTTAgcgataaaaaatttactaaacaatgtgATAGAAGCAACTATACTCAAAGGAAAGTATAAAGGAGAGGATGTTCGCATACCGCGCATCCCAAGGATTCCGACTGatgtgccatttgagtttaaacgactACAGTTTCCAGTGCGGCTTGCTTTTGCTATGACTATAAACAAGTCCCAGGGGCAATCATTAAGTGTTTGTGGTATTAATCTAGAAAACCCATGTTTCTCACATGGTCAATTGTATGTTGCCTGTTCCCGTGTTGGAAAACCATCAGATTTGTTTATCTATGCGCcaggtaatcaaacaaaaaacatcgtaTACCACAAAGAactacaatga